One Engystomops pustulosus chromosome 11, aEngPut4.maternal, whole genome shotgun sequence DNA window includes the following coding sequences:
- the NCAPD2 gene encoding LOW QUALITY PROTEIN: condensin complex subunit 1 (The sequence of the model RefSeq protein was modified relative to this genomic sequence to represent the inferred CDS: inserted 6 bases in 5 codons; deleted 1 base in 1 codon) — protein MAVQFSVPLAFKDLLRSGGVGQYVVQEVLPVRQLDAQLLAYKAALRSQGPKCVLEHFDSLYSVIYHFRSVEAALKEDLLELLIKANSQHASELPSLLEDLSLASADRNLHLNTLKMNCFLLLHLVEAFEVETYKXALGNVEPSGKGRKAKSKADGFLWENERESVLQTVTHLLQLDIRRLWNMSLIEEEFISMVTGCCYKMMENPSIGALKNKSLWEALSHLLGVAVKRSNDTLSVSVKVIQLLQHFEHLAPLLVHALSLWATEYGMKALXGEIMRKIGQKSCQDLSRESSAVKTLCSFITQLSEKIPAIMMPHISVLLDYLDSEPYMMRNAVLTVMGETVIRVLSGDNLDESEKNTRDSFLDTIQEHIHDVNTYVRSCVLQIYNRIVQEKALPLSRFQSVVTXVVGRLYDKSVKVCKNAIQVLASFLANNPFTCKLSSADLKGPLEKERNKMKELQAKYKGKPPVVVISAEEEWEAMLPELLEALDALEEEDNEEEEDVASXPQQLCELVLGLLKSTSYKKAICLVKKGISLFQKDPLLSLEDGDGAVTRILERIFTGKDKSSETTNEKQEVGEEXPEASEEQRSELNKQEMLVQYLTDAHHFSVKIEEAIDIISKMMYEAASSVVQEVIEFFVTVSQFGVPQAVIGVRRMLPLVWSKEPGVRDAVVGAYRQLYIGATSESERVKAQNLVRNLLLLMLDSSAGIIQSLEEIVLEFVQKGEIRPSVMQLLWEKFTLKVSCSDVERRAAVMLLGMMARGQPEIVLSNLDTLVTVGLGQDVHKDYPLAREVCNCILKITQGHKSAPGKTSPPLHLPRSHRLFQSVTDAVVGGITQQDMHWLTFKEAVMKLMYEMGEEPEEMSADVLYRCSLQVQQVLNSRGEASELPAHLLTHLLSLAGDVALQLVVHLECTVSAELRRKRVLKEEQEAEKLGKNKQGKCKGDESLQEEDLGLVGASADDAEAELIQRVCDKELLHGQQYLSAFLPLVLRVCKNSVKCSDPALCTAATLALTKFMMISADFCDSHLRLVFTLLEKSPLPVVRSNIMIALGDLSIRFPNLIEPWTPHLYARLRDESREVRRTSAIVMTHLILKDMVKVKGQVSEMAVLLIDSDPEISSLAKNFFTELSNKGNAVYNLLPDIISRLSDPDCGVEEEPFHTIMRHLLSYITKDKQSESLVEKLCHRFRTARTERQWRDLALCLSLLPFTEKALNKLHDCFDCYGDKLSDDAVYSSFLTVIGKMRRGAKPELKTQVDEFEQKLSVCHNKGLENLDIAGEEIHNGGVPPSAVKKNPAGKRRPLKSLNKAPKASEETEFQTPKSRAPRKNVRKVTVTFSSDEESDFEAELSEAETPKTTRPAERTLWENGCTLLPVGGALLSH, from the exons ATGGCCGTCCAGTTCAGTGTCCCTTTGGCCTTTAAGGACTTGCTGAGGAGTGGAGGAGTGGGCCAGTATGTGGTCCAGGAGGTTCTGCCTGTGCGCCAGCTGGACGCCCAGCTCCTTG CGTATAAAGCCGCCCTCCGCTCCCAGGGCCCCAAGTGTGTCCTAGAGCACTTCGATTCCCTGTACAGCGTGATCTA CCATTTTCGCTCGGTGGAGGCTGCTCTGAAAGAAGATCTGCTCGAGCTGCTTATTAAAG CAAATTCCCAACATGCGAGTGAACTGCCCTCCCTGCTGGAAGACctgtcactggcctcagcagaTCGGAACCTCCACCTGAACACCCTCAAGATGAACTGTTTTCTCCTTTTGCATCTGGTGGAGGCGTTTGAAGTGGAAACCTATA CTGCATTGGGCAATGTGGAGCCCAGTGGGAAG GGCAGGAAGGCGAAGTCTAAAGCGGATGGTTTCTTGTGGGAGAACGAGAGGGAGAGCGTCCTGCAAACCGTTACTCACCTGCTTCAGCTGGATATACGACGGCTTTGGAACATGTCATTGATTGAAGAGGAGTTTATCAG CATGGTCACCGGCTGCTGCTACAAAATGATGGAAAATCCAAGTATTGGAGCATTGAAAAACAAGTCCCTGTGGGAAGCCTTGTCACATCTGCTTGGTGTAGCTGTGAAGCGCTCGAATGACACCCTGA GTGTCAGTGTGAAGGTCATTCAGCTCCTGCAGCACTTTGAGCATCTGGCGCCGTTGCTGGTCCATGCACTGAGTCTTTGGGCCACTGAATACGGAATGAAGGCAC GTGGGGAAATAATGAG AAAAATTGGTCAGAAGTCGTGTCAGGACCTCTCCCGGGAAAGCTCGGCAGTAAAGACTCTGTGCAGCTTCATCACTCagctctctgagaagatccctgcCATCATGATGCCACATATCAGCGTTCTCTTAGATTACCTGGACAGCGAG CCTTATATGATGAGAAACGCTGTGTTGACGGTAATGGGAGAGACGGTTATCCGTGTCCTTAGTGGAGACAACCTGGACGAGTCCGAGAAAAATACAAGGGACAGTTTCCTGGACACTATCCAGGAACATATCCACGATGTCAACACTTATGTGCGATCCTGCGTCCTGCAAATCTACAATCGTATTGTGCAAGAAAAG GCTCTGCCTCTGTCTCGTTTCCAGTCGGTGGTCA TGGTGGTCGGCCGCCTCTATGACAAATCTGTCAAGGTCTGCAAAAACGCCATCCAGGTTCttgcatcttttcttgccaacaatCCTTTCACTTGTAAG CTGAGCAGCGCGGACCTAAAGGGGCCTCTGGAAAAAGAACGGAATAAAATGAAGGAGCTTCAAGCCAAATACAAGGGGAAGCCGCCAG TTGTAGTGATCTCTGCAGAAGAGGAATGGGAGGCCATGCTTCCGGAATTGCTGGAGGCTCTGGATGCCCTGGaagaggaggacaatgaggaggaggaggacgtggcgtc cccccagcagctctgtgagCTCGTCCTGGGGCTGCTGAAGAGCACCAGTTACAA aaaggcCATTTGTTTGGTAAAGAAGGGAATCTCTCTCTTC CAGAAGGACCCTCTGCTGTCATTAGAGGATGGGGATGGAGCCGTGACCAGAATTCTGGAGAGAATCTTCACAG GAAAGGATAAAAGTTCAGAAACCACAAATGAGAAGCAAGAAGTTGGTGAAG GCCCTGAGGCGTCAGAGGAGCAGAGGTCTGAGCTGAACAAGCAGGAGATGCTGGTGCAGTACCTGACTGACGCTCACCATTTCTCAGTGAAGATAGAAGAAGCCATTGATATAATAAGTAAGATGATGTACGAGGCGGCCTCATCTG TGGTACAAGAAGTCATAGAATTCTTTGTGACTGTGTCACAATTCGGGGTACCTCAGGCTGTAATTGGAGTGCGCCGAATGCTGCCGCTTGTGTGGTCCAAGGAGCCTGGTGTTCGTGACGCTGTAGTGGGTGCTTACCGCCAACTCTATATTGGAGCCACTTCAGAGTCTGAAAG GGTGAAGGCTCAGAATTTGGTCCGGAATCTGTTATTGCTGATGCTGGACTCCTCTGCTGGCATCATCCAGTCCCTGGAGGAGATA GTTTTGGAGTTTGTACAAAAAGGGGAAATCCGTCCCTCTGTGATGCAGTTGCTGTGGGAGAAGTTTACCCTCAAGGTGTCTTGTTCTGACGTAGAACGTCGCGCTGCAGTTATGTTGCTGGGTATGATGGCTCG GGGCCAACCAGAAATCGTTCTCAGTAACTTGGACACTCTGGTGACTGTGGGACTGGGACAAGACGTACACAAGGACTATCCGCTCGCTCGTGAAGTGTGTAACTGCATCCTGAAGATCACCCAAGGCCACAAG TCTGCCCCGGGGAAGACGTCTCCTCCGCTGCATCTTCCAAGGAGCCACCGCCTGTTCCAGAGTGTTACGGACGCCGTGGTTGGAG GGATCACACAGCAGGACATGCACTGGTTAACCTTCAAGGAGGCGGTGATGAAACTGATGTATGAGATgggggaggagccggaggagatgAGCGCAGACGTCTTGTACAGATGCAGCCTGCAGGTGCAGCAGGTCCTGAACAGCCGAGGAGAAG CATCCGAGCTGCCGGCCCATCTCCTCACCCACCTGCTGTCCCTGGCCGGAGACGTCGCTCTGCAGCTTGTGGTGCACCTGGAATGTACCGTCAGTGCAGAATTAAGGAGAAAAAGGGTTTTGAAAGAAGAGCAAGAAGCGGAGAAACTGGGGAAGAACAAACAAGGGAAGTGTAAG ggcgatGAGAGTTTGCAGGAGGAGGACCTGGGGCTGGTCGGGGCGTCTGCCGATGATGCAGAAGCGGAGCTCATTCAGAGAGTTTGTGACAAGGAGCTTCTTCATG GGCAGCAGTACCTCTCTGCATTTCTTCCTCTTGTTCTCCGGGTTTGTAAAAATTCTGTGAAGTGCAGCGACCCGGCCTTGTGCACGGCAGCCACGCTGGCACTTACAAAGTTCATGATGATCAG CGCTGACTTCTGTGACTCTCACCTGCGTCTTGTCTTCACACTTCTGGAGAAGTCTCCTTTGCCAGTGGTGCGGTCAAACATCATGATTGCCTTAGGAGACCTCAGCATCAGGTTCCCTAATCTCATAGAGCCCTGGACCCCCCATCTCTATGCCAG ACTGCGGGACGAGTCTCGTGAAGTTCGCAGGACCTCGGCCATTGTAATGACACATCTGATCTTAAAGGACATGGTAAAGGTTAAAGGGCAGGTCAGTGAGATGGCCGTGCTCCTTATCGATTCCGACCCAGAAATCTCCTCTCTGGCCAAGAATTTCTTCACGGAGCTGTCTAACAAG GGCAATGCGGTGTACAACCTTCTGCCGGATATAATCAGCCGCTTGTCAGACCCGGACTGTGGCGTGGAGGAGGAGCCTTTCCACACCATTATGAG GCACCTCCTGTCTTACATCACCAAGGACAAGCAGAGCGAGAGCCTGGTAGAGAAGCTGTGCCATAGGTTCCGCACGGCCAG GACGGAGCGGCAGTGGAGGGATCTCGCCCTTTGTCTCTCGCTCCTCCCCTTCACGGAGAAAGCGCTGAATAAACTGCACGATTGCTTCGACTGTTACGGAGACAAACTGAGCGATGACGccgtgtacagctccttcctcacCGTGATAGGAAAGATGCGCAGAGGAGCCAAGCCCGAGCTCAAG